A DNA window from Trichomycterus rosablanca isolate fTriRos1 chromosome 9, fTriRos1.hap1, whole genome shotgun sequence contains the following coding sequences:
- the smyd2b gene encoding N-lysine methyltransferase SMYD2-B yields MTVEGIDGVESFDSRGKGRGLRVTRAYRVGELLFACPAFSHVLSVSERGHTCEHCFARKEGLSKCGKCKKAFYCNVECQKGDWPMHKLECSSMCTFGEKWCPTETVRLVARIINKLKVQKERSASEKLLLLKDMEGNLDKLDNEKREMNEADIAELHHFYSKYLDFPDHQALFSLFSQVHCNGFTVEDEELSHVGSAVFPDVALMNHSCCPNVIVTYRGILAEVRAVKQINKGEEIFTSYIDLLYPTEDRMERLRDSYYFTCDCTECKTKIQDKVKLKVRTLNDDTPRPEAIRDMVRYARNAIEDFRRAKQEKTPAELLELCELSIDKMGSVFEDSNVYILHMMYQAMGVCLYMEDYDGAVSYGEKVIKPFRKLYPAYSMNVASMYLKLGRLYVVLNRPSAGSTTLKKALDIMKVVHGKDHVYVQELQKEISKKQK; encoded by the exons ATGACGGTGGAAGGGATAGACGGAGTGGAGAGCTTTGACAGTAGGGGGAAAGGCAGGGGGCTGCGAGTGACCAGAGCGTACCGGGTGGGCGAGCTGCTGTTCGCGTGCCCAGCCTTCTCTCACGTGCTGTCGGTCAGCGAGCGCGGTCACACGTGCGAGCACTGTTTCGCCAG GAAAGAGGGCCTTTCAAAATGTGGAAAATGCAAGAAAGCCTTTTATTGCAATGTGGAATGCCAG AAAGGTGACTGGCCGATGCACAAGCTGGAATGTTCGTCCATGTGCACTTTTGGTGAGAAATGGTGCCCAACCGAGACCGTCAGACTGGTGGCTCGGATCATCAACAAACTG AAGGTTCAGAAGGAGAGGAGTGCATCAGAGAAACTGCTGCTATTGAAGGACATGGAGGGCA ATCTGGATAAGTTGGATAATGAGAAGAGAGAGATGAATGAAGCAGATATTGCTGAACTGCACCACTTCTACTCCAAATACCTGGACTTCCCCGATCACCAGGCCCTGTTCTCTTTGTTTTCGCAG GTGCATTGTAACGGCTTCACAGTGGAGGATGAAGAACTCTCTCACGTGGGATCAGCAGTGTTTCCAGA TGTTGCACTGATGAATCACAGCTGCTGTCCCAATGTCATTGTTACATACAGAGGGATTTTGGCAGAGGTTCGGGCGGTAAAACAGATCAACAAAGGAGAGGAG atattcACCAGCTATATTGATCTGCTGTACCCAACAGAAGATCGAATGGAAAGACTCAGAGACTCCTATTACTTTACCTGTGACTGTACAGAATGCAAAACTAAAATCCAG GACAAAGTAAAGCTGAAGGTGAGGACGTTGAATGATGACACACCACGTCCAGAAGCCATCAGGGACATGGTTCGTTATGCCAGAAATGCTATTGAAGACTTCCGTCGAgccaaacaagaaaaaa CCcctgcagagctgctggagctgTGTGAGCTCAGCATAGACAAAATGGGTTCCGTGTTTGAGGACTCTAATGTTTACATACTACACATGATGTACCAGGCCATGGGAGTGTGTTTATACATGGAGGACTACGATGGTGCTGTGAGCTATGGAGAGAAAGTCATAAAGCCCTTCAG GAAGTTATATCCAGCTTACTCAATGAATGTTGCCTCCATGTATCTGAAGCTGGGGAGACTCTACGTAGTGCTAAATCGACCATCTGCTGGATCCACTACACTCAAAAAG GCGCTGGACATTATGAAGGTGGTTCACGGGAAGGACCATGTTTACGTACAGGAGCTGCAGAAAGAAATAAGCAAAAAACAGAAATAA